One part of the Nostoc sp. PCC 7120 = FACHB-418 genome encodes these proteins:
- a CDS encoding phage holin family protein — MNEIVTLLIVWVVTSVSLLIISKLPLGVEVDSPQKAFISAAILGIVTAIIRPILRLIFVVPDILTFNLLSGFFTFMIAVVCFSIAAWLVEGFRLRFGIWSAVLGAFALTIINSLIYKLLGL, encoded by the coding sequence ATGAACGAAATTGTGACGCTGCTAATTGTTTGGGTAGTTACATCTGTCAGCTTATTGATTATCAGTAAGTTACCTTTAGGTGTTGAAGTTGACTCTCCACAAAAAGCATTTATTTCTGCTGCTATTCTGGGTATTGTGACGGCAATCATCAGACCCATTTTACGGCTAATATTTGTAGTTCCCGATATCCTCACATTTAACTTGTTATCGGGTTTTTTCACCTTTATGATTGCCGTGGTTTGTTTTAGTATTGCAGCTTGGTTAGTCGAGGGTTTCCGTTTGCGCTTCGGAATCTGGAGTGCTGTGCTAGGCGCGTTTGCCCTGACTATTATTAACAGCTTAATCTACAAATTGTTGGGATTATAA
- the psb29 gene encoding photosystem II biogenesis protein Psp29 codes for MELLRTVSDTKRTFYALHTRPINTIYRRVVEELMVEMHLLSVNVDFSYNPIYALGVVTTFDRFMEGYQPERDKESIFSAICQAVEQEPQRYRQDAERLQAVAQSLPVNDLVAWLSQANHLQQDADLQAQLQAIANNSNFKYSRLFAIGLFTLLEQSNPDLVKDEKQRTEALKSIAAGLHLSDDKFSKDLELYRSNLDKMTQALAVMADMLTADRKKREQRQQQASTPVAPPNE; via the coding sequence ATGGAATTATTGCGTACTGTCTCTGATACAAAGCGAACTTTCTACGCCCTCCACACCCGACCGATTAACACAATTTATCGTCGGGTAGTAGAAGAGTTGATGGTGGAAATGCACCTGCTGTCCGTAAATGTCGATTTTAGCTACAATCCCATTTATGCTTTGGGTGTTGTCACTACCTTTGACCGCTTCATGGAAGGCTATCAACCAGAACGGGATAAGGAATCTATTTTTAGTGCTATATGTCAGGCTGTAGAGCAAGAACCGCAGCGCTATAGGCAGGATGCTGAACGGTTACAAGCTGTAGCTCAAAGCTTACCTGTAAATGATTTAGTAGCGTGGCTTAGTCAAGCTAATCATTTACAGCAGGATGCTGACTTACAAGCGCAACTACAAGCGATCGCTAATAATTCTAACTTTAAATACAGTCGTTTATTTGCGATCGGTTTATTTACATTGCTCGAACAGTCCAACCCAGATTTAGTCAAGGACGAAAAGCAACGCACTGAGGCACTAAAAAGCATTGCCGCAGGCTTACATCTTTCTGACGATAAATTCAGCAAGGATTTAGAGTTATATCGCTCTAATCTGGACAAGATGACGCAAGCTCTAGCGGTAATGGCTGATATGTTGACAGCAGACCGCAAAAAACGCGAACAGCGTCAGCAACAAGCTAGTACCCCAGTGGCTCCACCAAATGAGTAG
- a CDS encoding ExbD/TolR family protein codes for MKVNLHTPVEDVQIQIIPLIDVVFCILTFFLLAALQFTRQQAINVDLPKASTSTAAGINSTGGSQIVSVDAVGNTYIEKELVRRDELAQRLRQYVQANPSGVLVLNASRTATYNDVVEVLDLLRQVGGDRVSLGIIPTSAQTQPNFSNFPINPGVAPIPNTAPIPGINPPPSELTPQLPTDPNQPPSGQGTIPLNPDFSPVVPQVPVAPGTNPAPQQ; via the coding sequence ATGAAAGTTAATTTACATACCCCAGTTGAAGACGTACAAATCCAAATTATTCCCTTAATTGACGTTGTTTTTTGTATTCTGACCTTCTTTTTATTGGCAGCTTTGCAATTTACTCGACAGCAAGCTATCAATGTTGACTTGCCAAAAGCCAGTACAAGTACAGCCGCCGGCATAAATTCCACAGGAGGTAGCCAAATTGTTAGTGTAGATGCTGTTGGTAATACTTATATAGAAAAAGAACTGGTAAGAAGAGACGAGTTAGCACAAAGATTAAGACAATACGTACAAGCAAACCCTAGTGGTGTTTTAGTCCTCAACGCTTCACGCACAGCTACCTATAACGATGTCGTGGAGGTTTTAGATTTGTTGCGGCAAGTGGGAGGCGATCGCGTATCCTTAGGAATTATTCCTACTTCTGCCCAAACCCAACCCAATTTTTCCAATTTCCCCATTAATCCCGGTGTAGCACCCATACCCAACACCGCACCAATCCCAGGAATTAATCCCCCACCCAGTGAACTTACCCCCCAATTACCTACAGACCCTAATCAACCTCCAAGCGGACAAGGTACTATTCCTCTAAATCCTGACTTTTCTCCAGTCGTTCCTCAGGTTCCCGTAGCACCAGGCACTAATCCTGCACCGCAACAATGA